A single window of Nematostella vectensis chromosome 4, jaNemVect1.1, whole genome shotgun sequence DNA harbors:
- the LOC5519689 gene encoding MAM and LDL-receptor class A domain-containing protein 1 — MGRRAVFLVGLAFAACVFAISGAPASPKGEWKYRNTRLIGNCSFEQSMCGWTNLKRSSKNSFNFDWKRQRYSTPSSGTGPKNGATGTYFMYIESSSPRKPGDEAALSNGPYDGVMCMSFSYHMFGENIASLEIFVDDRSEFGEKVSLWKKSGNLGNKWRRDNVTIYGKSFYVMFVGEVGNGYRGDIAIDNIIFADKTCNGENPEKLMAKFAGPPANVTIAKGTCDFNKNTFCDWSNEKFTDKFDWRITKGRTGTSATGPPGDHTGRQGYYAFIESSSPRRPGDTARLVSPIVCGRVCLRFYYNMYGTGTGALAVYRREGYGATEKWDRVWQRLGDQGAAWRRDMVELNSDQQCYKVVIEATRGSTYLGDTAIDGILVREGSCCKIRSELNLLEKNGNCDFEKGFCGWKNAVRDDFNWKLTKTSTPSKQTGPSKYNGGYIYMEASEPRVQGDSAVLVSGILYGSLCMRFKYNMNGKTTGALRVYRNGDGVYQELLWQRKGHQGDVWRNAAVSIDCSVKAYFIELEAVRGSDWRGDIAVDEIEFSNGKCPSFGSDPDIPMTTLPPTTPTQLVVLDYEGFCDFNNGFCFWENDINDKGDWTQHKGETVSKKTGPREGYGGGTFIYVEASELKAGDVARLVLNAPLRGEVCLKMMYHMNGAGMGNLTVDMKERAGDGWKVVWNQTGDMGDLWREAIVSIKGNDYVISIAATRGPTFESDFALDSLEVHRGKCGGGDQGSKISAAKVLSQYNCNFEKCTERKCRDGDNIMGCLWKAGREVYDWRTRRTQREWEFIKGQTQSTYTGPMKAAEGAMYGYLEASSPAAMNDFARLFLTIEVDTSLCMRFFYHMQGSNMGSLSVYTIEPKDAARKRRVIWQVRGQPRKDPTKWQTFQQSFKVTKGETIVIEAVRGNGYYSDIAVDDIRFSQEAYCSALNLGKWTRLVNRQ, encoded by the exons ATGGGGAGAAGGGCGGTTTTTCTTGTCGGATTAGCCTTTGCAGCTTGTGTTTTTGCTATTTCTGGTGCTCCAGCGTCACCCAAAGGAGAATGGAAGTATCGAAATACTAGGCTCATAG GAAACTGCTCGTTTGAGCAGAGCATGTGTGGGTGGACTAATCTGAAGCGGAGCTCAAAAAACAGCTTTAACTTCGATTGGAAGCGACAGCGGTACTCGACACCCAGCTCGGGCACTGGGCCGAAAAATGGCGCAACAG GCACCTACTTCATGTACATCGAAAGCTCGTCCCCCCGCAAGCCTGGTGATGAGGCCGCCCTTTCAAACGGTCCCTATGACGGAGTGATGTGCATGAGTTTCAGCTACCATATGTTTGGGGAAAACATTGCCTCACTCGAGATTTTTGTGGACGATCGGAGCGAGTTTGGTGAGAAGGTCTCCCTGTGGAAGAAGTCAGGCAATCTTGGGAACAAATGGAGGAGGGACAATGTTACGATATACGGCAAGTCCTTCTAC GTGATGTTCGTTGGTGAGGTCGGGAATGGATACCGCGGAGATATCGCCATTGACAACATCATATTCGCAGACAAGACGTGCAATGGAGAGAATCCTGAAAAACTCATGGCAAAATTCGCCGGACCCCCTGCTAACGTCACTATTGCGAAAG GCACCTGtgatttcaataaaaatacattCTGTGATTGGAGCAATGAGAAATTTACAGACAAATTCGACTGGAGGATCACAAAGGGACGAACTGGAACATCGGCGACTGGCCCGCCCGGAGACCATACTGGCCGACAGG GTTATTATGCGTTCATCGAGTCTTCCTCCCCTAGACGCCCAGGAGACACCGCGCGCCTGGTCAGCCCTATTGTATGCGGACGTGTATGTTTGCGATTCTACTACAACATGTACGGCACAGGGACTGGCGCGCTGGCCGTGTACCGGAGAGAGGGGTACGGAGCCACTGAGAAGTGGGATAGGGTGTGGCAGAGATTGGGTGACCAGGGTGCCGCATGGCGCAGGGATATGGTGGAGCTGAACTCCGACCAGCagtgctacaag GTGGTTATCGAAGCGACGCGAGGAAGCACCTATCTTGGAGATACCGCTATCGATGGAATACTAGTGCGCGAGGGCTCATGCTGTAAGATAAGAAGCGAACTCAACCTGCTGGAGAAGAATG GCAACTGCGACTTTGAGAAGGGATTCTGCGGGTGGAAGAACGCGGTGCGTGATGACTTTAACTGGAAATTGACGAAAACTTCGACTCCAAGCAAACAGACCGGACCTTCGAAGTACAATG GCGGATACATCTATATGGAAGCCTCGGAGCCGAGAGTCCAAGGCGATAGTGCGGTACTTGTCAGCGGTATTCTGTACGGTTCACTGTGCATGCGCTTCAAGTACAACATGAATGGCAAGACTACGGGCGCATTGAGAGTCTACCGAAACGGAGATGGGGTTTACCAAGAGTTGCTATGGCAACGGAAAGGTCACCAAGGTGACGTGTGGAGAAATGCCGCTGTCTCAATCGACTGCAGTGTCAAAGCGTATTTC ATCGAGCTTGAAGCCGTTCGTGGATCTGATTGGAGGGGTGATATCGCTGTGGACGAGATTGAATTCTCGAATGGAAAGTGTCCGTCGTTCGGTTCAGACCCTGATATTCCGATGACAACTTTGCCCCCCACAACACCAACCCAACTGGTAGTCCTCGATTACGAAG GGTTTTGCGATTTTAACAACGGTTTTTGCTTCTGGGAAAACGATATCAATGACAAAGGAGACTGGACACAGCACAAAGGAGAAACGGTTTCCAAGAAAACTGGTCCCCGTGAGGGATATGGAGGAG GAACATTCATCTACGTGGAGGCGTCAGAACTAAAGGCTGGAGACGTGGCTCGCTTAGTACTGAATGCGCCCTTGCGGGGTGAAGTGTGTTTGAAGATGATGTACCATATGAACGGGGCAGGAATGGGTAATCTTACCGTGGACATGAAGGAGAGAGCAGGAGATGGGTGGAAGGTCGTGTGGAACCAGACTGGAGACATGGGCGACCTGTGGCGCGAGGCCATCGTCAGCATCAAGGGCAATGATTATGTG ATCTCCATTGCCGCTACCCGAGGGCCCACGTTTGAGTCGGACTTCGCCCTTGACTCGCTAGAGGTTCACCGAGGAAAATGTGGTGGTGGCGATCAAGGGAGCAAGATTAGCGCAGCCAAGGTCTTGTCGCAAT ACAACTGCAACTTCGAGAAATGCACCGAGAGAAAATGCAGAGATGGCGACAATATAATGGGCTGCCTGTGGAAAGCAGGACGGGAAGTCTATGACTGGAGGACAAGGAGGACTCAGAGAGAATGGGAGTTTATTAAAGGCCAAACCCAATCAACTTATACCGGACCCATGAAGGCGGCCGAGGGGG CCATGTACGGCTACTTGGAGGCCTCAAGCCCGGCAGCAATGAACGACTTCGCACGTTTATTCCTTACCATCGAGGTGGATACCAGCCTGTGCATGCGTTTTTTCTACCACATGCAAGGATCTAACATGGGATCGCTGAGCGTTTATACCATTGAACCTAAAGACGCAGCACGGAAAAGAAGGGTGATCTGGCAGGTGCGCGGCCAACCGAGAAAGGACCCGACGAAGTGGCAGACATTCCAGCAATCATTCAAGGTCACAAAGGGCGAAACG ATTGTGATTGAGGCCGTTCGAGGAAATGGCTACTACAGTGATATTGCCGTTGACGACATTAGATTCTCACAGGAGGCTTATTGCTCGGCGCTTAACTTAGGGAAGTGGACGCGTCTGGTGAATAGACAGTGA